One window of Sphingomonas sp. KC8 genomic DNA carries:
- a CDS encoding tyrosine-type recombinase/integrase, translating to MSKLTKTVVDKAEPRDRQYTVWCGELKGFGVFVLPSGTRTYFVDYRNANNVRRRMKLGRHGQITAEQARTLAIQALAEVAKGNDPLEERNSTRKAISVKGLCELYIKELEEGRILGKGGRPKKASTKITDLGRINRHIIPLLGKKQVTHVTKADVTAMMKDIMAGKTRMSEKTKKLRGRSVVRGGIGAASRTVGLLGGIFTYARDELGIIEVNPAHGVRKPKDAVRKRRLNEDEYRTLGRILAKAAEDERYTRTVEIIRLIAMSGCRRGEIIAVQKSEIDTVGSAFRFEDTKEGQSVRPMGLPIVEYFDERNMDGDSLYVFPGERNPDRPFGSFPRHWEKIFAGTELADITAHVLRHSFASMANDLGFTEITIAALLGHATGSITSRYVHTLDAALVMAADTVSGYIHALLNGAELSHTHYALDRGSRKAALERFLTPRQDAPMQAEELDRLAA from the coding sequence ATGTCGAAACTTACGAAAACCGTCGTGGACAAGGCCGAGCCACGCGACCGTCAATACACCGTTTGGTGCGGTGAGCTGAAGGGCTTCGGCGTCTTCGTGCTGCCCTCCGGCACTCGGACCTATTTTGTCGATTACCGGAACGCCAACAATGTGCGGCGCCGGATGAAGCTGGGCCGGCACGGTCAGATCACCGCCGAGCAGGCCCGCACGCTGGCGATCCAGGCCCTCGCCGAAGTGGCAAAGGGGAACGATCCGCTCGAAGAACGGAACAGCACTCGCAAGGCCATCTCGGTCAAGGGGCTGTGCGAGCTATACATCAAGGAACTCGAAGAGGGCCGCATTCTCGGCAAGGGTGGCCGGCCCAAAAAGGCCAGCACCAAGATCACCGATCTCGGCCGGATCAACCGTCACATCATCCCGCTCCTCGGCAAGAAGCAAGTCACCCACGTCACCAAGGCCGACGTGACGGCGATGATGAAGGACATCATGGCCGGTAAGACGCGCATGAGTGAGAAGACGAAGAAGCTACGCGGCCGGTCGGTTGTTCGCGGTGGCATCGGCGCTGCAAGCCGCACGGTCGGGCTGCTCGGCGGCATCTTCACCTATGCGCGGGACGAGCTGGGCATCATCGAGGTCAATCCCGCGCACGGTGTCCGCAAGCCGAAGGACGCGGTGCGGAAGCGCCGGCTGAACGAGGATGAGTATCGGACCCTTGGCCGCATCCTCGCCAAAGCGGCCGAGGACGAACGCTATACCCGCACTGTCGAGATCATCCGGCTGATCGCCATGTCGGGCTGCCGTCGCGGCGAGATCATCGCGGTTCAGAAATCAGAGATCGACACGGTTGGAAGCGCCTTCCGGTTCGAGGACACGAAAGAAGGCCAGTCCGTTCGTCCGATGGGCCTACCCATCGTCGAGTATTTCGACGAGCGGAACATGGACGGTGACAGCCTCTATGTGTTTCCCGGCGAGCGGAACCCGGACAGACCGTTCGGCAGCTTCCCCCGGCATTGGGAGAAGATCTTCGCCGGGACGGAGCTGGCGGATATTACCGCCCATGTGCTGCGCCATAGCTTCGCCAGCATGGCGAACGATCTCGGATTCACCGAGATCACCATCGCCGCGCTTCTCGGCCATGCTACCGGCTCGATCACAAGCCGCTATGTCCATACGCTCGACGCGGCGCTCGTCATGGCTGCGGATACCGTATCGGGATACATCCATGCGCTGCTGAACGGGGCCGAGCTGTCGCACACGCATTACGCGCTCGATCGCGGTTCACGTAAGGCCGCGCTGGAGCGGTTCCTGACCCCGCGCCAAGATGCGCCGATGCAAGCGGAGGAATTGGACCGTCTAGCGGCTTAA
- a CDS encoding pentapeptide repeat-containing protein, whose amino-acid sequence MTLEDAAQLSSVIDGQSFEGEDMTAFPFYEVRFNGCTFRNCTFESSRFGDSQFINCRFTHCSFRDAEFKACTFYDEAGDSGSEWQFCDLSETRFLKCNLGSNKIMKSKGFLLTLTECSAVALHLDLAVHRRIASRTVIGGIRCSRTKMRDAVLRNGDWEESKFEHCDLRDADFSHSRLTGASFQNATLTNARFNDAILNEAAIAHAEIEGFDVGVLQSYDNLVVSRDQHEAILNTLSIRTIN is encoded by the coding sequence ATGACGCTGGAAGACGCCGCGCAACTCTCGTCTGTCATTGACGGCCAGAGTTTCGAAGGAGAGGATATGACCGCCTTCCCGTTTTACGAGGTGCGGTTCAACGGCTGTACGTTTCGCAATTGCACGTTTGAATCGAGCCGGTTCGGGGATTCGCAGTTCATCAACTGCCGCTTCACCCACTGTTCCTTTCGTGACGCTGAGTTCAAGGCCTGCACCTTTTACGACGAGGCGGGTGATAGCGGGTCCGAATGGCAGTTCTGCGATCTATCGGAGACCCGATTCCTGAAGTGCAATCTCGGTTCAAATAAGATCATGAAGAGCAAGGGATTTCTTCTGACGTTGACGGAGTGTAGCGCCGTGGCTCTGCACCTCGACCTCGCAGTGCACCGCCGCATTGCCTCGCGTACCGTGATCGGTGGCATTCGCTGTTCAAGGACAAAGATGCGGGATGCGGTCCTTCGCAATGGCGATTGGGAAGAAAGCAAATTCGAGCATTGCGATCTGCGCGACGCGGATTTCTCCCATAGCCGCCTGACCGGGGCCAGCTTCCAGAACGCGACCCTCACCAACGCCCGGTTCAACGACGCCATTTTGAACGAGGCCGCGATCGCCCATGCTGAGATCGAGGGGTTCGACGTGGGCGTGCTCCAATCCTACGACAACCTCGTCGTCAGCCGGGACCAGCACGAAGCGATCCTGAACACCCTGTCGATCCGAACAATAAACTAA